The following coding sequences lie in one Prochlorococcus marinus XMU1419 genomic window:
- a CDS encoding uracil-DNA glycosylase, giving the protein MKRLVIGRGSVFANLLIIGEAPGAQEDLEGKPYVGKSGKLLNELLIKAGIDYKKDVYFCNVIKCRPPNNRKPTAREINIHKPWLLQQIKLVDPKFILLTGSTAMRAILEVKDPISNLRGQWIKKDGREIMVIFHPSYLLRFPSKEINKPYHLTLNDLENVSSKLYAV; this is encoded by the coding sequence GTGAAAAGGTTAGTAATTGGGAGAGGAAGTGTATTCGCAAATTTGTTAATAATTGGTGAGGCACCTGGAGCACAGGAAGATTTAGAAGGAAAACCTTATGTAGGTAAATCTGGTAAGTTATTAAACGAATTATTAATAAAAGCAGGGATTGATTATAAGAAGGATGTTTATTTTTGTAATGTAATTAAATGTCGTCCACCAAATAATAGAAAACCCACTGCTAGAGAAATTAATATTCATAAACCTTGGTTATTACAGCAAATAAAGCTAGTTGATCCCAAATTCATACTACTTACTGGTTCTACTGCTATGAGAGCTATTTTAGAAGTTAAAGATCCTATAAGTAATTTAAGAGGTCAATGGATTAAAAAAGATGGGAGAGAAATTATGGTAATTTTTCATCCATCTTATTTGTTGAGATTTCCTTCAAAAGAAATCAATAAACCATACCATCTAACTTTGAATGACCTAGAGAATGTAAGTAGTAAACTATATGCCGTATAA
- the ispG gene encoding (E)-4-hydroxy-3-methylbut-2-enyl-diphosphate synthase, whose amino-acid sequence MSLTQSKEVNSLSKRYSTHIERRITRTVMVGDVAIGSDYPVRVQSMINEDTMDVENAYLAIKRLHEVGCEIVRLTVPSLAHAKAVGDIKAKLLENNINTPLVADVHHNGMKIAMEVAKHVDKVRINPGLFVFEKSDPTRTEYTDEEFETIKQTILKRFTPLVEVLKAENKALRIGVNHGSLSERMLFTYGDTPLGMTESAMEFVKICDELDFHNIIISMKASRAPVMMAAYRMIADRLDSEGYNYPLHLGVTEAGDGDYGRIKSTAGIGTLLAEGLGDTIRVSLTEAPEKEIPVCYSILQSLGLRKTMVEYISCPSCGRTLFNLEEVVDKVRNATSHLTGLDIAIMGCIVNGPGEMADADYGYVGKGKGTIALYRRKEEIKRVPEDEGVNALIQLIKDDGKWIDP is encoded by the coding sequence ATGTCATTAACTCAATCAAAAGAGGTTAATAGTCTCTCCAAAAGATATTCAACTCATATTGAGAGAAGGATAACTAGAACAGTAATGGTTGGTGATGTAGCTATTGGAAGTGATTATCCAGTAAGAGTTCAATCTATGATAAATGAAGATACTATGGACGTCGAAAATGCTTACTTAGCTATCAAAAGACTTCATGAAGTAGGTTGTGAAATTGTAAGATTAACTGTCCCTTCCTTAGCGCACGCAAAAGCAGTAGGAGATATTAAAGCAAAATTATTAGAAAATAATATCAACACCCCCTTGGTAGCGGATGTTCACCATAATGGTATGAAAATTGCGATGGAGGTTGCAAAACATGTTGATAAAGTAAGAATTAACCCAGGATTGTTTGTGTTTGAAAAATCAGACCCCACGAGAACTGAATATACAGACGAGGAATTTGAAACTATTAAACAAACAATACTTAAAAGATTTACTCCTTTAGTTGAAGTTTTAAAGGCTGAAAACAAAGCTCTAAGGATTGGAGTAAATCATGGTTCTCTATCTGAGAGGATGCTTTTTACTTATGGAGATACGCCATTGGGAATGACAGAATCTGCGATGGAGTTTGTCAAAATTTGTGATGAGCTTGATTTTCATAACATAATAATTTCTATGAAAGCTTCTAGGGCTCCAGTCATGATGGCAGCTTACAGAATGATCGCAGATAGACTTGACTCAGAAGGATATAACTACCCTTTACATTTAGGAGTGACTGAAGCTGGAGATGGCGATTATGGAAGGATAAAAAGTACTGCTGGAATTGGAACGCTTTTAGCAGAGGGATTAGGAGATACTATCAGGGTTTCTTTAACAGAAGCTCCAGAGAAGGAAATACCAGTTTGCTATTCAATTTTGCAATCTTTAGGACTAAGAAAAACGATGGTGGAATATATCAGTTGCCCTAGTTGTGGGAGAACACTCTTCAATTTAGAAGAAGTTGTAGATAAAGTTAGGAACGCCACTTCACATTTGACTGGTTTAGATATAGCAATAATGGGATGTATAGTAAATGGACCAGGAGAAATGGCAGATGCTGATTATGGTTATGTTGGGAAAGGCAAAGGAACTATTGCATTATATAGAAGGAAAGAAGAGATAAAAAGAGTACCTGAAGATGAAGGGGTTAATGCATTAATTCAACTTATTAAGGATGATGGAAAATGGATTGATCCTTAA
- a CDS encoding S41 family peptidase, with translation MKKYRNPFKIRKLLKKKFIILFATSFSGLFLNNFAEATVLNNSYKEVIDHVWQIVYRDFLDSSGKFQKSNWINLRKEVLSKTYSDSNEAYDAIRDMLSNLDDSYTRFLEPKEFNQMRIDTSGELTGIGIQIVKDKESDDLIIISPIEGTPAFDAGIKARDKILSIDGISTEGMNIEEAVKLIRGKRGTKVKLEILRGSKSFFKNLLREKIEIKSVSSKVNQTKNGFLIGYVRIKQFNANASKETRDAIRDLETKKVSGYVLDLRSNPGGLLESSIDISRHFINKGVIVSTVSKDGLKETKKGNGQALTKKPLVVLVNEGSASASEIVSGAIKDNKRGKLVGKKTFGKGLVQSMRTLVDGSGLTVTVAKYLTPNGTDINKSGIIPDIEVKMNINPILQREIGTRKDKQYRAGEKELVNIIKRNNQISEFNPNTTNLNAFLKINKKDQVFALN, from the coding sequence ATGAAAAAGTATAGAAATCCTTTTAAGATAAGAAAATTGCTTAAAAAAAAATTTATAATTCTGTTTGCGACATCCTTTTCTGGGCTATTTTTAAATAATTTTGCAGAAGCAACAGTTTTAAATAATAGTTATAAAGAAGTAATTGATCATGTTTGGCAAATTGTATATAGAGATTTTCTTGATTCAAGCGGTAAATTTCAAAAGTCCAATTGGATTAATCTAAGAAAAGAAGTTTTATCAAAAACATATTCAGATAGCAATGAAGCATATGATGCGATAAGAGATATGCTTTCTAATTTAGATGATTCTTATACAAGATTTTTGGAACCTAAGGAATTTAATCAAATGAGAATAGATACCTCTGGTGAATTAACTGGAATTGGTATCCAAATAGTTAAAGATAAAGAATCTGATGATTTAATAATCATTTCTCCTATAGAGGGCACCCCTGCATTTGATGCTGGAATTAAAGCTAGAGATAAAATATTGTCTATAGATGGAATTTCTACTGAAGGTATGAATATTGAGGAGGCCGTGAAATTAATAAGAGGAAAAAGAGGTACCAAAGTAAAGCTTGAAATTCTTAGAGGTTCTAAATCCTTTTTTAAGAATTTATTAAGAGAAAAAATTGAAATAAAATCTGTATCAAGTAAAGTCAACCAAACTAAAAATGGCTTCTTAATTGGCTATGTAAGGATTAAACAATTTAATGCAAATGCATCAAAGGAGACTAGAGATGCTATTAGGGATTTAGAAACAAAAAAAGTCTCAGGATATGTTCTTGACTTGAGAAGTAATCCAGGAGGTTTATTAGAATCAAGCATTGATATCTCAAGGCACTTCATTAACAAAGGAGTAATAGTAAGTACAGTAAGTAAAGATGGTTTAAAAGAAACAAAAAAAGGAAACGGTCAAGCTCTAACAAAAAAGCCCTTAGTTGTCTTAGTTAATGAGGGTTCTGCCAGTGCTAGTGAAATAGTCTCAGGTGCAATAAAAGATAACAAAAGAGGAAAATTAGTTGGCAAGAAAACGTTTGGTAAGGGTCTAGTTCAATCCATGAGAACTTTAGTTGATGGTTCAGGTCTTACTGTTACAGTCGCTAAGTATTTAACTCCAAACGGCACTGATATAAACAAATCTGGAATTATTCCAGACATAGAAGTAAAAATGAATATTAACCCTATTCTTCAAAGAGAGATCGGCACTAGAAAAGATAAACAATATAGAGCTGGTGAAAAAGAGCTA